In one window of Miscanthus floridulus cultivar M001 chromosome 12, ASM1932011v1, whole genome shotgun sequence DNA:
- the LOC136495543 gene encoding two-component response regulator ORR42-like, whose amino-acid sequence MHMLHKLNCEATAVENGKEAVDLFVEGKTFDIVFLDKDMPIMSGPKAVGKIRAMGATTVKIVGVSADFSGWEAFMQAGADVFVPKPVKLETLEAMLEVVINKKNMSS is encoded by the exons ATGCATATGTTGCACAAACTTAACTGCGAGGCTACTGCTGTTGAGAATGGGAAAGAAGCGGTTGACCTTTTCGTTGAAGGGAAAACATTTGACATTGTTTTCTTGGATAAGGATATGCCCATAATGTCGGGTCCTAAG GCTGTGGGCAAGATCCGTGCCATGGGAGCTACTACGGTGAAGATTGTTGGGGTCTCGGCAGATTTTAGTGGCTGGGAGGCATTCATGCAAGCTGGTGCTGATGTGTTTGTGCCCAAACCAGTGAAGCTTGAGACTCTAGAGGCTATGCTGGAGGTGGTCATTAACAAGAAGAACATGAGCAGCTAG